The segment GTTGTGGTAGTGGATGGCCAGTCTCATTGCTTCCACCAGACCTGCCATATCTTTGCTCAGCACCTGATGAGCCATCTCCACCTCCCTGTATAACACATatacttaaataatcataaattctTAGTCTTTCAACTAAAGTAGGGAAAGGTATCTTCAAAAGGGTGAGGTCCAACTTAATCACCGGTAACGTTCcactggtgttacaagagaatgggcggcggtgattacttaccaTCAAGTACCCGTACTCTCATTTGTTCTcatcttacataaaaaaataatttggatgATGTATGAGATATTTCTCTTTAAATTAAGAATGATTTAAGATACGCttcttatatattaaataacgtCTATTCGATGAGATTATAGTGCAAATTTTATCATTGGCGTTAATAATTTCGATTACTGCGGACAACAGCGAGGTTGCAGTAGTTTTGCTTTGGATgtgaatgtaaatttatttttgttatttgattgTTGACAGGCTTCATAGTTactcaaattcaatttgtaaataaaatttattaacgatgccggactcgaacccgcgtcctctcgggttccgtccaagcgctcttcctctgagccaaccgttggagtgacgtatggtttgtaaatcttggtatgtctcgttcacctctcaggttgtggctcgaTCTACAGGGTTTACTTTACagttaacctgctcaaccccaataattgcatattaggaaattgcaTTGATatatcgctctttcaaatccaaacagtttgtaatttttaaagtgataacccttacttctgggtttaattacaaatagttgaacaagacattgACAAACgtcacgtcactcgaacggctgtCGTCAGTTCACATCAGGTCACCTGTGCGTGGCGGCGGGATAGTGCGGCAGCAGGCCGTCCACGGAGGCGCACAGGTCCCGCAGCGCGGCGCCCACGGCCCGCACGGAGTCCAGTACGGCGGGGGGCGAAGCACCCGCGTGCGCGGCGTGCGCCAGGCGCATGACGCAGCGGACCACGGCCGTGGTGGCCGCGTACACGGGCTCCGAGCGGTCGCGACCCGCGCCCCGGCCCCCGCACTGCCCACGATATAACACGCTTACTTACTACACTTGGGCCACTACAAACGTGCCAACTgactcatattttatttttattattattgaaatacataaaaatatttttttttgaattaaatttaaaaaatatatatactatatataaactatactgccttaatttactaattttaattaatgttcaattatattcatagctataattaaaaaaaaaatactaatcacTGCTACTCCAGGTATCgataatgttggggctactgaaaaccagtgctatATTGGCGCCACGCCATTGCAGCTTAttactgagttagctccatttggtgactttttcgtttttagtaataaattgtattatttaattcgtTTTATTAGTTAGTTGTAAGAATTCATTACTCATTCTagattgttatttaataattacatggtggttatcaataaatttttattctattctattctaaatcatttttatcagATCTCTCGCTCACACTTATTGAGATATCGGAACTCTCGCTCGCACTGCTAGTGTTGTATGTAACAAGAAGGTATTTGTCGATAGTGATTGGTCATCATCATActggtttatttaaattagagAAGATACTTTTACCGGGTCACTTTACAATTCATTAAACACTGTTAACACATTATGAATAACCGTCCGAGTTAGGGCGTTAGTATCGCCCTTTAATTTCAACAAAGTTAAGTTGGGAATTATAATTcccaatattaattataattataagtccATGGTTCGCTTATGAAAGTCTAATGACAATTGTATAACAATTTTCACAAACACCTACATTTGACCTTATTGCATTAGTCATCAGGTACCTGAGTCCGAGCGGCATCCCTTTATCGATAACGAGCTGTGCGGCATTGTCACATCCCTTTGACGTAATGTTTTATGACTCAGTTCACACGTTTGTAATGGCCCGAGTATAGCGGACCTGATATGTTCTGTTCATATCCAATAAAATCTCCGGACGACCgtgccttgctcggatttttaagaatgtacaaagatagaacaaaaaaaaataataggacaTCTAtattcgaaccagggtcttctgttttccggatcacccaatgtcccatctgaactATTATAGTCTTaaatatagtggcgaaatttcgCCAATAACATTAGTTATTacagctgtttctcattaaaatatggataaaactacatttattttttaaattgaaacctagctaggtcgATTTATCGTCCCCGATATCtactgtatactaaattttatgaaaatcgtgggagccgtttccgagattcaatatatatatatatatatatacaagaattgctcgtttaaagatataagttagatataacaatttttttatgaatttgtcaataatatttcataacatcaagaattatttcgttaaatatgctcactgttgttataatgaactGAAATGAAatgtttcacaacagaactcaaaccgtgcgtcaataaagtctatcatagaaaatatgtccatacaaaaaaaatattggaaataaaaataattatgggtcccaaatcgatataaaaactgTACTGCACTCCATGaggtaatccccattaaaatcagttcattagtttaggagttcactggaaacaaacatcagcacactggatttatatatattaagatttaattattattgtaaaaaacatgTAAACTTACAATTTTACCCAAAGCGTTTACAAGCTAGTCccagaaatacaaataaaataacaaaattatgttttaaattaaacgtaaaaaaaaacaataataaaattatacaaagaactgaacgtcctgctcgtgtcgtctcttattgccataaaaaactAGAGTTCAAGTacttctttgattttttttattcactaCAACGCCAATTTCCCTtgtttgattcctctggtcgaAAATAGATCTACtatctttgtttatttttatgaaaataagggacgagacgagcaggacgtcgaGTTGATGGTGgacgctcaggattattgaaaaacccgaaaattctgagcggcactacaagtgcgctggtcaccttaagacatacgatgttaggtcttattttttttatggaataggaggacaaacgagcgtacgggtcacctggtgttaagtgatcaccgccgcccacattctcttgcaacaccagaggaatcacaagagcgttgccggcctttaaggaaggtgtacgcgctttttttgaaggtacccatgtcgtatcgtcccggaaacaccgcacaaggaagctcattctacagctttgtaatacgtggaagaaagctcctagaaaaccgcactgtggaggaccgccacacatccagatggtggggatgatatcctaacttgtggcgtgtcgtgcgaaggtggaattcggcggcgggaatcaggttgaacagctcttcggaacactccccgtgataaaagcggtagaagacacacaatgaagcgacgtctctacgcaactacTGGTCTTATTTGCACAGTAACTTCACTAGTTATAGCTATTGTGTTTCTGTCAAAAAAGGCGCCCCtatagaccgaaacacattactgcttcacggcagaaataggcgcagttgtggtactcacaatctagccggcatcctgtgcaagggagccctACCActagtaaaatgttttaatatgtaTTGACGATTGAAGTATTTACATGTGACATAATATTTCGATATGCGTGAAATTGAAGGGCAAAGTATCGATGACTCTTACTTACTACAATTAGGATGCATTCGTTCTAGTTGAAACTAAGAACACAAAATAATACTTGCCTTGTCCTCACCAGGCCTCGTTTCTTTGGGATTAACTGTATTAGCTGGGCTGGTTTCTGATGAGTTTGTtactaaaaacaaaacaaattaaatttgataccatttttgttactaaAATCATCCAAATTTATGGACCAAGCGGCATTTGAACACGCGCTACCGGATTTTGCCTAACAAAAATCATAGTGACTATTCCGaaactgaactttttaaacattgcaaaattttaCCGGTGCAGGTACTGATgaaatattcaatgttaaaagaaaacttttttaatacTAAATACTGGGATAAAGTACAACATCCTGTATGCACGCGGGCCGTCACTCGGGGCTGTTTATGCGCTCCGAGCGCGCTCAATAGATATGGCGAACGAACGAATGCTTACCTAGTTCCTCgcctaattaatgaattacccaCTGATGTACGGAACTGTATAAATCCtcgtaatattaagaaaaaactgaaatcatactttttaagtcacttaaaataaatatatttacacaatttatctaactggcactaatgttctgtagttaatgtacctagatttaactctttgttagcatatattacaaacccgtgtggttttctgatgctagctttaagtattttcttttgtaaactttaatgtaaataaataaataaaaaaattagacgCCCCTTTTTGTTCGAATTTTAAATTGGATATTATGTTCGCACAAGTGAGGGAAGACATTTACTACATAAATTCGTTTAAATAGCCTCGCAATATGGACTGGCTGTCTTAAAACACCATAGTGCTGCATTTAGAGGAAGTTTTCGCTACAATGCAACCAAATGCTGGAATAATCTTCCACCTCCTCTTCGTGAATTACGAACCGTCGAAAATTTTCGTCGGAAATGTAAGTCACGATTCTAGGAACGACAAAAACAAGATCAGCTTTGGGAGCATTGGTGGTGAAAGTATAGATGTACACCAGTATTATAGATATACATATATCAACAAACATTTGTTGATATaggtttattttaatactacttattattttaaaacatctaaatattttattatcgacTATTTTGTATTgagttttatgtatatattattattaggaattATTTACTATATGTCGAGCGCACTGTATCTCCAAAGTTAAACGGGcaccgctgaaaatcagtgctgtgtcATAGCCATggccgtgtcacagataatcctgagtcggtgacccatgtcctgcactgcacaggaactctccATAATAaatctattactatttaaatatgtttgttttttggtttatttgtacttttatgtttttatattaagtgtatcctgtgagtgttttgtgaaataaatgtttttctttctttctttctttctaaatatAAATCAGTTTGGAATAAaaggtttaaaatgtaaatgtaaatctgtAATCAAGCCGACAATATTCTGTACGGttgcataaataaaaagaaactttTGAAATGGAAATGAAATGtaacaattgattttttttattactagccTGTGTGGAAAGACAACCGTTATAAGATTTGAGGGTGCAGCTTTGTTTAATTGCCGTATTGTTTATGTAAAACACTTAAGTGTGACTTTAATGTCTTGATACTTTGAAACTatgttagaatataatatttttagattcAGTTCATGTTAGTTCCATTTTACGCCACGACAGGTCTCTGTTCGCACAGATAAtagcaataattttatattgagaAAACTTcaagattaaaaatattaatttatggaTTGGAGTACCGTAGTAATACACAAACTTTTGACAAACTCAAGCTAAAATTTGAGACTGCCACCATAAATTTGACACggtttgataaataataataactggaTAGAAATTCTTAGGCATTCATAAAGatctactattatttataacatcgCAGCATAAATTGTTACCTGAATTGGATTGACTAGAAGGTTTGTCGTGGGAGGACGGGGGTTCTGTCTTGTTGTCCTGACCTGGCTCCTCTGTACTTGACGAGATAAGCTGAACATTCGACAGTCGTTTCTGCAAccaaataatacattatttatacaggctcgaaggaccaaaattaaaaataagtgttATATTTCCACAGTTAGTTATATTTAAACACTTATTATCGCCGttgaacatttattatttattgcaaaataTCAGCAAAAGTAAACCATACGGTATTGTACTTAGGGCGGCCAAGTTTACCTTGGCGTACATGGTCAAAGTGTTTGAGATTTTTTGGGCCGGTATTATACGGCGAAGGTTTGTAAAGATGGTTTTTGTTACCTTCCACGTCCTCTCACCGAGGACATAAAAATGACATTTTATACTAAGCAAGATGTTCTAgagtaaaaaaattaccaagTTATCTTCTTGCATTTGCAACCATCTTCTGTCCTCTTCGCTCTGATGTTGCTGTCTCGCCAGTTCTGCCAGAAGCCGCCTCTCCACAGCTTGTTCGGTATCAAATTCCGGACTCTATTCCCATACAGATTAGTATCAATATTGTTAGATTCTGATTGAATGATAAGTACCGATAAATCAGCCAGTAGGAATGTTAATTCCATTACCGCGCGACgaaatttagtaatttattatatttggttaaagttattgtttaataattgtCCGATTTGAACTTGCGTTTTTCTTGATCCGACCGCCATTCTGGTTATAAAGCGGTAAAATTTTCTCGTTGATCAATGACACATAGGTATATAGTTTGGTTataattcttatatataaattttaagcactgtgtttcttgcaaataaatatcttaCGTACTTTCAATCTGTGTTCTTAGTATTGACGTCACAATCTTGTAAACTATTTAGACACTAaacgtaagttaaactaaataaaacgCAAATTCAGATCGGATTAcgataattttagttttaaacatgaaaattattttatagtttcgAAGTCACGTGTGCAAACGAACACATTTTTGGTtgcctgtatactaaatttaatgaatCCATGGGCggacatatatttatttaatattaaacataaagtCGTATATGAATTAATAGAACCTATAAAACACACAATAGTTTTTAACAATTAGCCAGGCCAGATTTCTTCATTATATACTTAAAGTTAGTGAGTTTTCGTGGTGGATATGAGTTGTGGTTCACGAATCCTGAGAATGTAAAGAACGAATTTGCCAGGCTATTGCTGTCTCTAATCGGATACCCCAcgttatatacatttttaagcTAATTGTAGTTTAGTATTTGAGTAAGTgtgttaattaataacaatatatttaggATCTGTTGTAAGCGCTAGATCCTAGGCTGATATTGAAATATGGGGAGCtcattaaaagtcaaaaacacGGAAAACATGACATTCCGTAACATAAAGccattattacataattaaaaaaataagaagcaTGACGTCAAAAATAACACACAAAACGCAAAAAAAATAAGCACCACACAAAAACAACTcacattttgtgtaaaaaaatcaatcaatttacAAAAAGCATTTACACATGTGACTTCActgttaatttgtaaaataaatgaaaataaaaacccAAATTCTACCGGAGAAACCCAACGGAATGGACACAGGTCTCTGTAAAAAGAATAATTTCACAAAAGTTTAGAGAGACACATTAAATTGATTTTGTTAAGAAACCACTCATTATTGTAAATCAGTCAGATAAGTTactaatatatgtatttacaggtaaatcccagaaaattaaaaaaataaagaagaaaaatcCTTCATGCCAAAATAAAACGCTACCTACAGTCGCAACAAAAACTGAAATAAGCATGCTCTACGGGTGCACTCTAATCACCTGGAGGTTTTGCGGCATGGGGAGGTCTTGAGCGGAGGGACCTGTAGAGGAGATAACGGGTGGGCTTGTGGGGGGACCATCCTGCCGAGTCCCACTCTGTACCGACGTACAACCAATCTGAGGTCTAGAGCCCTGAAAGCTCGGAGACATGCGTCCCATTGCTTGCGAAAAAGACACTTGAGGCTTGTATGACACAGGCCGAGCGCCTTGTACTACGTTTTGAGTGTATGGTTGAGATTGGGACACACCAGAGGAGCCCTGTGGCGAAGGATAAGCTTGGGCTGCATTACAGCCTTGAGGAGAAGAAGGAGAAAAACCTTGTGATGGACTCGCTGAACGATAATGACTAGACTTGACTTGACCAGGCTTCTGGTACGGTACCCCTTGGACAACCCCAACAGGTACTCCATATGAAGACGGGTGTGATGCTGCCATGGATATAGCTCGGTATTGAGGTTTCAGGGCTTTATGCGCCGCTATAGCCACGCAACTTTTGACATTGTCCCCTCCAAAGTCGTAGATTTCTTCAACAAGGGGCGGTTCAGGCTGTTGTCGCATTTTATTCATGACGCTTGCGGCAAGTTGGGCATTCAAAGAACCCTGGACTGAAAACTGGCCTACATCACGATCTCTACGAGGGCGAGGAGGGGAGGCCGGAACGGAATGTTGTCTGGTGAAGGGGGCTATAGGGACTGGGGACCCCCTAGCAGATCCTCTAGCATTCCGTTCTAGAGATCCCATACGGATGGGACCACGTTCGTTAGATGGAGATCGAGGAGCTCTTTCCAAAGAACGGACGCGACTTGGATATGTTTCCGCGGATTCTTTTGGCGATGTTTTCGGCGAGGGTATATTCTGGCAGAGATTATCACAACCCTCCGCAACCACAACGGTGATCTCATCGGGAACGACCGGGTCGAGCTTGTGCAGCTTGTCAGCCGGGATGGGTGCGGTCTGGAGGGGGATGTCGATGATCTCATCCGGTTTGGGGTTCGCGATGTCGATGTTCTCCGGTAGAGTTTGCGCGAAGTCTACGGCGACAGTGTTGAATACCGAGGCGGGCGTGACGTAGGCCTGAGGGTGGATGGCCCGGGTCTGGTTCTCTCGCAGCAAGTGCGCTAGCACGAGCGGGTTCTGTGCCACTATGTATGTCTGTGGACCGCCCGAGCTACCAGTTGTTGCATCCATCGCTGAAATATTAAGAGAAGAAATTATACAAATAGATTAAAGGGTGAAATCAGAGAAGACCGAacgtaaaaagaataggtaTTAAGATAAGACAATAAAAATGGAATTACAGGGCGCAAGATCACCAATACCATTTGTCATTATCCACACGATGTACGACATGAAACATAAAacgccggaaacgctcctgtgtttcctctgttgttgcaagagaatatggacttattgtattctttttatataaaaaagaaacagaATGTATCGACTCACGCGCGGGCCTGTCGGCGGCGGGGCGACATGGTTTGGGCGGGGCCTGTTCGCCCCACGACGCAGCCGCAACGCGCCGGTTTTCTCGCCGCATGGTGTCCCACGCTGTACTGCGCTCTTCCTGGAGTATCTCACTACAGAGTAATaaacttttcaataaatagGATATACACTTAATTAAGAGACAATTTTTTCAAAACTTAACTTACACttctaatattaatttcaaaagtgCCAATAATTGGtgttatacataaaaattgACACGTTTCAGTGCTACTTCTGTGATAAGTTATAGGAAAACCGCAGTTACGACTACGTCATTCAATGATTTTAGAGTAGATAGTTTCAATAGATTTCACATAGGGATGTTTAAGTCTTCAAGATTAGTTATATAAGTGATGAAGTGTTGTGATCAAGAGGTGAGTTAAATCAACATGGATATAATATTGGATTGGGCTCAGTTAAGATAGATATTAGTTATAACAAGAAGGTCCCTTTTAGAGAGCTAGCGATGAGACcacattacttatttttatttatttatgtatttattataaacatacagtttcttcttaaaatCCTACAAAGTCCTGTAAAACTATAAACACAGTTtgtctcataaaataaatcttaaaacatattttacaaatattactgcaacaataaataataattcaatagtttttttagttttgtttggtTCCCGTCGGATGCCCACTACAAGAAGGTATTTTTGAAGGACAAGCACTGATTACTTACAAAAGAGTCTCCTTGAGGTGGCTGGCAGTGGGCCGCTGGGACGGCTCGTAGGACCAGCAGCGCGACATGAGTGAATAGAGTCGCGGTGGACACCGAGGCGGGAGTGCTAACCGTTCTCCGTTCTCCAGTTTCCCGATAACATCGTTGTTTTTCACTCCACTGAACGGCTTCACGCCTAGCATCAGTATCTCCCACATGCACACGCCTATCAAACACATGTCTAGCTGTGATATAAGCCACAGTAGGTAAACAAGTATATTTAGCTATTGTAGTTTATGTACAATAAATaggaatacaataattattcaaatccgaCTGACATATCCAGGGATTAGCGTGCTCTTAGAACACAAAATCTCTtctgctttataatattagtaaatagTAAAATTCTGATGGAATGATATAATTACGTGGGtatccattatattataaattattgtttttatgttcGTGTGTCTTTGACAATAGCTTCGCGACAATCTATcaacaatttaaaatagaacccagtcaaacaaaatattaaaaaatgcagtAATTTTCGAGCGTTGTTACCGagcagtttataataataataacaaaaaccgATCAAATGTACGTCCAAAGGGTTCCgtatataatacttaaatatttttgcaaaggaaacattttttataattggcCTGGCGCCCATGGGATTAGTTTTTCATCATTTGTTACTAAAGCGACGATAGTAATACACATTCTATCAAAATTTTCAGTTTGCATAATTTATTTGAGGTTTATGACATATAGGCGTTGACAGACAGACGAACAGCTGAGTCAAAGTAAAGGGGTAACCGTTGGTGACCCTTGGAGTACGAAAATACGTCTCGCAAATTCCGATATGAGCTTGTTTTGCTAACGGTACATTCATCCGACGGATCGCAGTTCGTGGCACGAATCCAAATGATCGTTTCTCATTCAGATTCAAATAGATAAATTACGACTGTTTATTATCCTCATCGCCTGTTGACAGATCGAGTATCATGAATCATACAAAAATTTGtatccaaaatttatgaacgatgcgggactcgagcgttcttaccaactgagccaaccgttcgagtgacgcatggatcataaatcttggtatgtcttgttcagctCTCAGGTTATCTCATTCTCTCATAACCTACTCAGCCCCAATAATTGGAAATGAGTTAATTGAATTGAGAAGGCCCTTccttaaaattcaaacaatttactattattattattttaaataccttcaaaaaaataatcccagaagtgaagggtcactataaaataacaaattgtttatcacGAAGTATACATACCGAACATCCAGACATCCGAGGCAGATGTGAACCGTCTAAAGTTGATAGACTCTGGTGCCATCCATTTAATCGGCAGTTTCCCCCGGGACGCCTTGTAGTAAGATTTGTCCTCTACCATCTTTGATAGACCGAAATCTGCTAACTGCaagaatattatgaatttgttaatagaTAATTAGATGGAACTTAATTTCCTACGAGTTATGGGCTAATTGTGCTTGGATGAACATTtataacatacaaaatattaaacatatcgGTAACAATATTACTACATATCGGTTACAATGACAGTGCAAACGGAAAAATGTTTGCGTAGCAATTTATGTCTATATCTAGATCTTTCATGTACTCGGTGTAAACTGACTTTAAAGCCTTGcgtattatataaatgtgtttttaaacaatttgttattaaagtgaaacttattttttaaagtgataagttGATAACCTTCTGGGATtagttacaaaaattaaatttgaaaacctaatttatgaacgatgtcgGACTCgatgtgccagattttggcgagacaacacgtcctgaggatgcctcgtgtagaggcgaaacacgtgtcgaattgtttaaaggcaaatattggcggaattaacactaaaaaaaaatctataatttgtataattatggatttccgcaaagtaacgcctacatgaataaattttcaagaaatacaagatttatcaacgatacgtcacttgaacggttggctcagtggaagagcgctcacacagaacgcgagaggtcgcgagttcgagccccgtattgtttataaattttgatttcaaatttaatttgtgtaacgtGTTTTTATAAAAGGCAATAAAatacagtacaatattttactttagtacaactttattcaattaggcttaaactaagcgcttttgagtcgtcactataaatatttcttttaaattactgaatctaccttaagttcggaaaaagtagagctcgagagaagaacatacaataaAAGCAGccgccactcttttcaatcaaatacagcatttttcaatggctgtaatatacataagaaattagtatgtaagttgcttcatctatacatataaataaaattggagtgtctgtttgtaatattgaaattacatgtatatgaatatatatacggcagatacaccaaaataacatttttttaaaaattttgtctgTCTGCCTATCTGTTTGTTCTGGCtatctctgaaatggctcgACCAATTTTGACGGGGCTTTTATTGGCaggctgatgtaataaggagtaacttaggctacgtttattttagaaaacttctttaaataaagtaatgttgcaatttcCAAGAAACAGCctaactgtaaaaataatttatgtaacgtttgctgggtcagctactccaatataatatatgaatcatttttaaataaaatctattaatgtaaatgaataaGATAGTAACTAATATGATCCAGtggataaaatacaatttataatttacagCATTACCTTAACACAAGTAGGTGTGGAGACGAGAACGTTTCTGGCAGCGATATCCCTGTGCACAAACTTTTTGCTCTCCAGGTAACTTAGTGCTGTCGAAAGCTGATAGATGTACAACACTAGTGTACACGTTTCTAACCTGTTATAAAACGatatagatgaaaaaaaaattccagACCATTTCATGACAATATCCCAGGTTTAGGTAAAATCATAATAGTGTTAATCatcaaataatgttaaaatgcTATTATTCAACGCATTCTTCCagtctttttaaccgactttaaaaaaggaggaggttctcaattcgtcggtatgttctttttatgtttgttacctcaaaactttcgactgggtgaaccgaatttgataattcttttttatttgaaagctggtgccaTTGTAATTTCGATCTAAattcgattccaaaaatgacaataatcgtaactagaattagattaattaattatattgtagaaaaatacgcaattatttttatactttttagtgcatattatatatatatatctattgttttgaaatagtgtttttgaagtcggttgtttttttgttaaatttttttttctccagCGACTGGTGTGTGCTATTCGCGCGGGGCTTATAGCGTTCTACGTGTCGcatataataatgcgtttaggaggATGTTGGGGCTACCGTGGCGTTGTAGtgcttctggaatgtttgctgatgCATC is part of the Leptidea sinapis chromosome 13, ilLepSina1.1, whole genome shotgun sequence genome and harbors:
- the LOC126967618 gene encoding focal adhesion kinase 1 isoform X2, coding for MERCDGFLVYRKPVYRVFQYLETHEPEGGGRCEGPLGRAMQPSQGGSPKRQAPAQTHGAASDPSTLKVHLPKGGFNLVRVSAEEDVRSVIRCLAARLASGDRVYASCFALRSRRLTTGKIRWIHQDTPVSELLTKWPASEWRLELRVRYLPANLRDLCDSDRVTFHYYYDQVRHDYLNANHPMVDQDLAIQICCLEIKYFCNDKQISLDKKSNIEYLEKEFGLHKFLPKSVLDAIKPKVLKKAIQQQFKKVANLSDTECMLKYLETMHTHYGYDRETFTGALGTGWAIPVELAIGPDIDISYVSHKAGEITYTKIASFSDIVAVQTLNSSCSQQSQSQSSSCGKAALQLRVKGASETLTITCSSVEAAESLADLVDGYCRLVTDSQTSLWNRTTTVWKQLNCQCKTEMSSSSSEGKTSSWEGNTATLLSEDYAEIVDDDADYSTPAVRDYELVRNQIELTGIIGEGQFGDVHKGTCKVTSANHPSLRRQLALQKQQGKSSNGEYVLPVAVKTCKMDADLDTAEKFLEEAYIMQQFSHPHIIGLVGVCSSPPIWIVMELATLGEMRAYLQQNAHRLETCTLVLYIYQLSTALSYLESKKFVHRDIAARNVLVSTPTCVKLADFGLSKMVEDKSYYKASRGKLPIKWMAPESINFRRFTSASDVWMFGVCMWEILMLGVKPFSGVKNNDVIGKLENGERLALPPRCPPRLYSLMSRCWSYEPSQRPTASHLKETLFEILQEERSTAWDTMRRENRRVAAASWGEQAPPKPCRPAADRPAPMDATTGSSGGPQTYIVAQNPLVLAHLLRENQTRAIHPQAYVTPASVFNTVAVDFAQTLPENIDIANPKPDEIIDIPLQTAPIPADKLHKLDPVVPDEITVVVAEGCDNLCQNIPSPKTSPKESAETYPSRVRSLERAPRSPSNERGPIRMGSLERNARGSARGSPVPIAPFTRQHSVPASPPRPRRDRDVGQFSVQGSLNAQLAASVMNKMRQQPEPPLVEEIYDFGGDNVKSCVAIAAHKALKPQYRAISMAASHPSSYGVPVGVVQGVPYQKPGQVKSSHYRSASPSQGFSPSSPQGCNAAQAYPSPQGSSGVSQSQPYTQNVVQGARPVSYKPQVSFSQAMGRMSPSFQGSRPQIGCTSVQSGTRQDGPPTSPPVISSTGPSAQDLPMPQNLQSPEFDTEQAVERRLLAELARQQHQSEEDRRWLQMQEDNLKRLSNVQLISSSTEEPGQDNKTEPPSSHDKPSSQSNSVTNSSETSPANTVNPKETRPGEDKCGGRGAGRDRSEPVYAATTAVVRCVMRLAHAAHAGASPPAVLDSVRAVGAALRDLCASVDGLLPHYPAATHREVEMAHQVLSKDMAGLVEAMRLAIHYHNTTLHHDYTKSMLAAAHVLAMDAKNLLDVVDCIRERYPNVDWRTALREADDSPPVATTSPNHTPTPECQSLTQIPDEDPKPDFKINQPVSVVTSTIEHPQHTSLPVTSNRVSSLIHNYNLYGNVREPHIYGNSHSEDSSHTAPIESVKSRVQAISGKIDAPPIYSISKKMIPIDSNVASEQG